A DNA window from Rhineura floridana isolate rRhiFlo1 chromosome 11, rRhiFlo1.hap2, whole genome shotgun sequence contains the following coding sequences:
- the LOC133367696 gene encoding olfactory receptor 14A16-like — protein sequence MHNQTSMPTFLLMGFSEIRELQILHFFVFLALYLTAIIGNLLLVLAIALSHHLHTPMYFFLINLAMMDIGIISVIVPKSMAISLLNSRWISYFGCVTQVFLYFLFGTSDFLLLTIMAHDRYVAICNPLQYETIMHKGACVQMVAIVWVTSLLYAILHTCGTFANTFCSIAVKQFFCEVPTLLKISCTDLYLVEVGFLVISCSIAVGCFIFIVITYMQIFSTVLKIPSVHGQKKALSTCLPHLTVVSVLTFTGFFTYLRPPTYASSDLDVAFAVIYTIIPPTLNPFIYSMRNKEIKTALWKLFDHSSKSFSRVVF from the coding sequence ATGCACAATCAAACCTCCATGCCTACATTTCTGCTCATGGGATTTTCAGAAATCCGCGAACTACAGATCTTACACTTCTTTGTGTTCCTAGCATTGTACTTGACAGCAATAATAGGAAACCTTCTCCTTGTTCTTGCAATTGCCCTCAGTCACCATCTTCACACTCCAATGTACTTCTTTCTGATTAATTTGGCCATGATGGACATTGGAATAATTTCAGTTATAGTACCAAAATCAATGGCTATTTCCCTCCTAAATAGCAGGTGGATTTCTTATTTTGGATGTGTTACTCAAgttttcctttatttcttatttggAACATCAGATTTTCTCCTTCTAACCATAATGGCACATGATCGCTATGTCGCTATTTGCAACCCACTCCAGTATGAGACCATTATGCACAAAGGGGCCTGTGTTCAGATGGTAGCCATTGTGTGGGTGACTAGTCTTCTTTATGCCATATTACACACTTGTGGCACCTTCGCAAACACCTTCTGTTCTATTGCTGTCAAACAGTTCTTCTGTGAAGTCCCAACCTTACTGAAGATCTCCTGCACGGACCTTTACTTAGTTGAAGTTGGGTTTCTTGTGATAAGCTGTAGTATAGCAGTggggtgttttatttttatcgTCATAACATACATGCAAATATTTTCTACAGTACTCAAAATTCCTTCTGTTCATGGTCAGAAAAAAGCCCTCTCCACTTGCCTTCCCCACCTCACTGTTGTCTCTGTGCTTACGTTCACTGGATTCTTTACCTATTTAAGACCTCCCACTTATGCTTCTTCTGATCTTGACGTGGCTTTTGCAGTGATATATACCATCATTCCTCCCACATTGAATCCATTCATCTACAGCATGCGAAACAAAGAGATTAAAACTGCTTTGTGGAAACTGTTTGATCATTCCTCTAAATctttctccagggttgttttttaa
- the LOC133367697 gene encoding olfactory receptor 14A16-like — MHNQTSMPTFLLMGFSEIRELQILHFFVFLALYLTAIIGNLLLVLAIALSHHLHTPMYFFLINLAMMDIGIISVIVPKSMAISLLNSRWISYFGCVTQVFLYFLFGTSDFLLLTIMAHDRYVAICNPLQYETIMHKGACVQMVAIVWVTSLLYAILHTCGTFANTFCSIAVKQFFCEVPTLLKISCTDLYLVEVGFLVISCSIAVGCFIFIVITYMQIFSTVLKIPSVHGQKKALSTCLPHLTVVSVFMCTGFFAYLRPPTYASSDLDVAFAVIYTIIPPTLNPFIYSMRNKEIKTALWKLFDHSSKSFSRVVF, encoded by the coding sequence ATGCACAATCAAACCTCCATGCCTACATTTCTGCTCATGGGATTTTCAGAAATCCGCGAACTACAGATCTTACACTTCTTTGTGTTCCTAGCATTGTACTTGACAGCAATAATAGGAAACCTTCTCCTTGTTCTTGCAATTGCCCTCAGTCACCATCTTCACACTCCAATGTACTTCTTTCTGATTAATTTGGCCATGATGGACATTGGAATAATTTCAGTTATAGTACCAAAATCAATGGCTATTTCCCTCCTAAATAGCAGGTGGATTTCTTATTTTGGATGTGTTACTCAAgttttcctttatttcttatttggAACATCAGATTTTCTCCTTCTAACCATAATGGCACATGATCGCTATGTCGCTATTTGCAACCCACTCCAGTATGAGACCATTATGCACAAAGGGGCCTGTGTTCAGATGGTAGCCATTGTGTGGGTGACTAGTCTTCTTTATGCCATATTACACACTTGTGGCACCTTCGCAAACACCTTCTGTTCTATTGCTGTCAAACAGTTCTTCTGTGAAGTCCCAACCTTACTGAAGATCTCCTGCACGGACCTTTACTTAGTTGAAGTTGGGTTTCTTGTGATAAGCTGTAGTATAGCAGTggggtgttttatttttatcgTCATAACATACATGCAAATATTTTCTACAGTACTCAAAATTCCTTCTGTTCATGGTCAGAAAAAAGCCCTCTCCACTTGCCTTCCCCACCTCACTGTTGTCTCTGTGTTTATGTGCACTGGATTCTTTGCCTATTTAAGACCTCCCACTTATGCTTCTTCTGATCTTGACGTGGCTTTTGCAGTGATATATACCATCATTCCTCCCACATTGAATCCATTCATCTACAGCATGCGAAACAAAGAGATTAAAACTGCTTTGTGGAAACTGTTTGATCATTCCTCTAAATctttctccagggttgttttttaa